From the genome of Paraburkholderia aromaticivorans, one region includes:
- a CDS encoding RNA-directed DNA polymerase, producing MLTDDSLDFARAHITAFYDTDFYPKPFEYRALWYYWDEVKEHLQKVRPAELFVGPPKSIAWPKARGGYRVVHQLEPLDAIVYVALTHSVAEQIAEARMGPEVACSYRMSVDDSSFFGDGSGFNIYRARCEYLSEEFRYVLSTDISDFYNQIYLHRVGNAIESATGDKNAGLQIEQFITRLNNKASQGIPIGPAPSVVLAEAVMIDVDQHIQNMGLDHVRYVDDIRIFANSREELDRCLEDLVIYLHENHRLNVVGDKTSVKKTSEFLHDELKNQYQLEKLEILNDIEVANPYSAHVEDDDGEDDEVEQSEESRDPGEVLLDALSRVRKFGMVDLAVIRAIIRRAKAKRISDIAELLLQEIEFFSPAANDVVLYLARLSDYQLLELLPLFVEGCAHGRYDRQCVKTWMEWLFSSRAVLLRDRTIQQFLKKKGSVVAQATAAITTKNLAWAKSAKGKVLSHASWDRRSYLHALSVLSGDERNKFIPTILKHPAMTPTDLWVANWIAKGRPEPKLPNIFPDDAIPF from the coding sequence ATGCTAACCGACGACTCGCTTGATTTTGCACGTGCGCACATCACCGCGTTTTACGACACGGATTTCTATCCGAAGCCTTTTGAATATCGCGCGCTCTGGTACTACTGGGATGAGGTCAAGGAACACCTGCAGAAAGTGAGGCCGGCTGAATTGTTTGTCGGACCGCCGAAGTCAATCGCATGGCCGAAAGCGCGAGGCGGCTATCGGGTTGTCCATCAATTGGAACCTCTGGATGCGATTGTCTATGTGGCCCTGACCCACAGCGTTGCCGAACAGATTGCAGAAGCGCGGATGGGCCCAGAAGTCGCTTGCTCATACAGAATGAGCGTCGATGACTCGAGTTTTTTTGGTGATGGGTCAGGGTTTAACATATATCGGGCTCGCTGTGAGTATCTTTCAGAGGAGTTCCGATACGTCTTGTCGACAGATATCTCTGATTTCTACAATCAGATTTACCTTCATCGGGTCGGGAACGCCATCGAGTCCGCGACTGGTGACAAGAACGCCGGCTTGCAAATCGAGCAGTTCATCACCCGCTTGAACAACAAGGCATCGCAGGGAATACCTATCGGACCTGCACCTTCAGTTGTGTTGGCGGAGGCAGTAATGATTGATGTTGACCAGCACATCCAGAACATGGGTCTGGACCATGTGCGTTATGTAGACGACATTCGCATCTTCGCGAACTCTCGCGAGGAACTCGACCGCTGCCTTGAAGACCTCGTCATATATCTTCACGAGAACCATCGGCTAAACGTTGTTGGTGACAAAACGAGCGTCAAGAAGACGTCAGAATTCTTACATGACGAACTGAAGAATCAATATCAGTTAGAGAAGCTTGAAATTCTGAACGACATTGAAGTTGCCAATCCTTATTCGGCCCATGTTGAGGACGACGACGGCGAGGATGACGAAGTCGAGCAAAGCGAGGAATCACGTGACCCTGGTGAGGTGCTGCTAGACGCGCTTAGTCGAGTACGCAAGTTCGGAATGGTGGATTTGGCGGTAATCCGTGCAATTATTCGCCGCGCAAAAGCGAAGCGCATTTCCGATATTGCCGAACTGCTGCTTCAGGAGATTGAATTTTTTTCGCCTGCGGCAAATGATGTTGTTCTCTATCTCGCGCGGCTGTCAGACTACCAGTTGTTAGAGCTGCTACCACTATTTGTCGAAGGTTGTGCGCATGGTCGCTATGACAGGCAATGCGTGAAAACCTGGATGGAGTGGCTCTTCAGTAGTCGAGCCGTGTTACTCAGAGACAGGACGATTCAGCAGTTCTTGAAGAAGAAGGGAAGTGTCGTCGCACAGGCGACCGCTGCTATCACAACGAAGAATCTGGCATGGGCGAAAAGTGCGAAGGGAAAAGTCCTGTCACATGCGTCATGGGACCGTCGTTCTTATCTGCACGCGCTATCAGTGCTTTCGGGGGACGAACGCAACAAATTCATCCCGACCATACTCAAGCACCCAGCAATGACCCCGACCGACCTCTGGGTCGCAAACTGGATTGCGAAAGGACGCCCAGAACCGAAGCTTCCAAACATCTTTCCCGATGACGCGATTCCCTTCTAG
- a CDS encoding DEAD/DEAH box helicase, giving the protein MRRQAHIQPQSRVRADRQQSSVWRICGDERANDLRRAKRRCHAGYVVGNRLTAESFDGDVGWHAPVVRLLNGPAPAGDARADACRLRAAIAITIKTKASEMRVRLPRVYTINKKVEKNSIRQVASPEFEIEANIVRFAVEGAVGYEVSAEALPFRVLVLRDAPRDLTALNDAAVLKCSATLGDDGTLDAVTGTWLQHSSQPAAPNASLDASAKSAIASWRGAFRYVLEDRAADVVGLRPPQAGALHAIHAHWSTSNEVASVVLPTGTGKTETMLGVLTSTPCERVVVVVPTEALRTQIAEKFLTLGLLKAHRSNILAESAQFPVVGLLEHSIPTVEGLAAFFSACNVVVTTSHIAAKMTLECQAHVAELCSHLFIDEAHHAEARTWKQFKAQFEKRRVLQFTATPFRDDDKQIDGRIIYRYPLRQAQRDGYFRPITFRSVFEFDPRKADRAIAEATISELDADATGLHVAMARAYDISRAEQVFKIYEEIGRYSPVLLHSRLTASERREALAKLASRASRIVVCCDMLGEGFDMPELKIAAFHDTRKSLPVTLQLAGRFTRARADLGDATFIANIADPGVKGDLEKLYSQDPDWNELLPDLSDSQIDNQIDSRKFLEGFEPFSGEIPIQEIRPATSMVVYRTRCSVWKPKDFRKGIQGVKASDKVRHTVNESENMLVVVVGSSKGVSWTDIEAVQDWQWELLVAIWDKERELLYIHGSSKSGEYRTLAKALCGEDVELIRDPELYRCFHGVKRLLLTNLGMNEQFGRKIRYISRMGADVASQLSEKSKRTARRAVISGIGFEQGGTATIGATKRGRVWSFQRLRLESFARWCRHVGKKVIDKDINPEDVLNGTLIPKLVKQRPAVMPIAIEWPDSIYQDQESVFSVKLGEHGVKSDFWDLELKLVEPSETGELRFRIASESMEIILRLEIIPVADDSVSTYRFVQEGEPGILRRRMKAWTLAEFFDENPPQIFFADGSYLEGNLLVTLPDTYAPFDASRIEIWDWSKVDIKKEAQGATREKDSIQYKVIEDLKAANRYDLIYDDDGSGESADVVGIKVTEEDARTTIAVDFYHLKYSQDSVAGGRVGDLYEVCGQAQKSISWLQNQLRHTELFVHLLRRDPKVRKGVALSRYQTSDRDMLVAIRNQSRTAALRLRVFIVQPGLSRAKVSPEQLSLLSVTENFLLETYGVPFGVIGGA; this is encoded by the coding sequence TTGCGGCGTCAAGCTCATATTCAGCCGCAAAGTAGAGTTCGCGCCGACCGGCAACAAAGCAGCGTATGGCGGATTTGTGGCGATGAACGTGCTAACGATTTGCGCCGAGCGAAGCGACGGTGCCACGCCGGCTATGTGGTCGGCAATCGACTAACTGCTGAATCATTCGACGGTGATGTCGGTTGGCATGCGCCAGTAGTACGCCTACTGAACGGACCAGCTCCAGCGGGCGACGCCCGGGCCGATGCATGTCGGCTCCGCGCCGCGATTGCTATAACTATCAAAACAAAGGCTTCTGAAATGAGAGTGCGGCTTCCACGGGTTTATACAATCAACAAGAAGGTCGAAAAAAATTCGATTCGCCAGGTAGCTAGTCCTGAATTCGAAATCGAGGCAAATATTGTCCGGTTCGCCGTTGAAGGCGCCGTGGGCTATGAGGTTTCTGCCGAGGCACTTCCGTTTCGTGTTTTGGTACTACGGGACGCCCCGCGCGACTTGACTGCTTTGAATGACGCGGCTGTTCTTAAGTGTTCGGCAACATTAGGCGATGATGGAACTCTAGACGCGGTGACGGGGACGTGGCTGCAGCATTCTTCCCAACCGGCGGCTCCAAACGCAAGTCTCGATGCGAGCGCGAAAAGCGCCATTGCATCGTGGCGAGGCGCATTCAGATACGTTCTCGAAGATAGGGCTGCCGATGTAGTAGGCCTGCGTCCTCCGCAAGCTGGTGCCTTGCACGCGATACACGCCCATTGGTCGACCAGCAACGAAGTCGCGTCGGTGGTGCTGCCCACGGGTACGGGGAAGACAGAGACCATGCTGGGCGTTCTGACATCGACCCCATGCGAGCGGGTCGTTGTTGTGGTCCCGACAGAAGCACTGCGTACGCAGATAGCTGAGAAATTCTTGACCCTCGGGCTGCTCAAGGCGCACCGGAGCAACATCCTCGCCGAGAGTGCGCAATTCCCGGTCGTCGGGCTCCTTGAACACAGCATCCCAACTGTTGAAGGTCTGGCAGCTTTCTTCTCCGCGTGCAACGTCGTTGTCACCACCAGTCACATTGCAGCCAAGATGACGCTGGAATGCCAAGCCCACGTCGCCGAGCTGTGTTCGCATCTGTTCATCGACGAGGCGCATCACGCAGAGGCCCGAACATGGAAGCAGTTCAAAGCTCAGTTCGAAAAGCGGCGCGTCCTACAGTTCACGGCGACTCCGTTCAGAGATGACGACAAGCAGATAGATGGCAGAATCATCTATCGCTATCCGTTGCGGCAAGCGCAGCGAGATGGATACTTCCGTCCGATTACCTTCCGGTCGGTCTTCGAGTTCGACCCGCGGAAGGCCGACAGAGCAATCGCCGAAGCCACTATCAGCGAGCTGGACGCCGACGCGACCGGCCTTCATGTCGCAATGGCCCGGGCATATGACATATCGCGAGCGGAGCAGGTCTTCAAGATTTACGAAGAAATCGGTCGCTACAGCCCCGTTCTGCTCCATAGTCGGCTCACGGCCTCAGAGCGACGGGAGGCCCTCGCGAAGCTTGCGTCGAGAGCGTCACGGATAGTCGTGTGCTGCGATATGCTTGGCGAAGGCTTTGACATGCCTGAACTCAAGATTGCAGCATTTCACGATACCAGAAAGAGCTTGCCTGTGACGCTTCAGCTTGCAGGACGATTCACTCGAGCGAGAGCGGATTTGGGCGATGCAACGTTTATCGCCAACATTGCGGACCCGGGCGTGAAGGGGGACCTGGAGAAGCTCTACAGCCAAGACCCAGACTGGAACGAGCTTCTTCCGGACCTGAGCGATTCTCAGATAGACAACCAGATTGATTCACGCAAATTTCTCGAAGGATTCGAGCCGTTCTCGGGGGAGATTCCGATTCAGGAGATTCGCCCCGCTACAAGCATGGTTGTGTACCGTACGCGTTGCAGCGTCTGGAAGCCGAAGGACTTCCGCAAAGGTATCCAGGGCGTCAAAGCGTCCGACAAGGTGCGCCATACCGTCAACGAGTCCGAGAACATGCTGGTGGTTGTCGTTGGAAGCAGCAAAGGCGTTTCGTGGACAGACATTGAAGCGGTTCAGGATTGGCAGTGGGAGCTGCTGGTTGCCATATGGGACAAAGAGCGTGAGCTACTCTACATCCACGGCTCATCGAAGAGCGGCGAGTATCGGACCCTAGCCAAGGCGCTTTGCGGAGAAGACGTCGAGTTGATTCGCGACCCCGAGTTGTATCGCTGCTTTCACGGCGTGAAGCGCCTTCTGCTCACAAACTTGGGCATGAACGAGCAGTTCGGTCGAAAGATACGATACATCTCGCGTATGGGTGCTGACGTCGCATCGCAGCTTTCGGAGAAGTCGAAGAGAACTGCGCGTCGCGCTGTCATTTCAGGAATCGGCTTCGAACAGGGGGGCACAGCGACCATTGGTGCGACCAAGCGCGGTCGCGTTTGGTCGTTTCAACGTCTTCGTCTCGAATCCTTCGCTCGGTGGTGCAGGCACGTTGGCAAGAAGGTCATCGACAAGGACATCAATCCGGAAGATGTCCTCAACGGGACACTTATCCCGAAGCTGGTCAAGCAGCGTCCAGCCGTTATGCCGATTGCAATCGAATGGCCTGATAGCATTTACCAGGACCAAGAGAGCGTGTTCTCCGTTAAGCTCGGTGAACATGGCGTCAAAAGTGATTTTTGGGACCTCGAACTTAAGCTGGTCGAGCCCTCCGAAACCGGAGAATTGAGGTTCCGAATCGCGAGCGAGTCGATGGAAATCATCTTGCGTCTGGAAATCATCCCAGTCGCGGACGATTCGGTGTCTACCTATCGCTTCGTGCAGGAAGGAGAGCCGGGGATACTGCGCCGGCGGATGAAAGCTTGGACTCTTGCTGAGTTCTTCGATGAGAACCCGCCCCAGATTTTCTTCGCTGACGGTTCTTATCTGGAAGGTAACCTACTCGTAACGTTGCCGGACACGTATGCGCCGTTCGACGCTTCGCGGATTGAGATTTGGGACTGGTCAAAGGTCGACATCAAGAAGGAAGCGCAGGGCGCAACTAGGGAGAAGGATTCCATCCAGTACAAAGTAATCGAGGACCTGAAGGCTGCGAACAGATACGACCTCATCTACGACGATGACGGCTCGGGAGAGTCCGCTGACGTAGTTGGCATTAAGGTGACGGAAGAGGATGCGCGTACAACCATCGCCGTCGACTTCTATCACCTCAAATACTCGCAAGATAGCGTTGCTGGCGGTCGAGTCGGCGACTTGTACGAGGTCTGCGGTCAAGCGCAAAAGAGCATCAGCTGGCTACAGAACCAACTTCGACACACTGAACTTTTCGTTCACCTGTTGCGGCGGGACCCGAAGGTGCGCAAGGGAGTTGCTCTGTCGAGGTACCAGACCAGTGACCGTGACATGCTCGTCGCCATAAGAAACCAGAGTCGAACGGCGGCCTTAAGGCTCCGCGTGTTCATTGTGCAACCTGGCCTGTCCCGCGCAAAAGTGAGCCCTGAGCAACTTTCTTTGCTGAGTGTGACCGAAAACTTTCTGCTCGAGACGTATGGCGTACCCTTCGGCGTGATTGGGGGCGCTTGA
- a CDS encoding DUF4236 domain-containing protein has product MGWGFRKSIKIAPGIRINLSKSGISTSIGGKGFTYNTRGRITTSIPGTGIRYTTSLKGRKSGRRKSHGTSASTGSEYMNTDNLSKREQATQDFVYKVQSRTTNALRQYFISHGVYVEDDDIGEALKLEAFQPFLNTLAHDLALTTKAIKLAVDIGTVSLAEKEKAMLAVYEMEHKCAAAQGPRGELQTAASALMARVQAWPSAPGFVGPLFAALLGCFLMAVLSVSVGLALTGLALAYGGYKTFRFMRKKAVSSQAIKEANEWFQSKLTVEVTPRPAIRSGNDYVALKAAASATVTAAAVIYTITVYPHHDASNGNGEQAKLQFNTTAVGSNGVVPAAATATTLNIVHPVPDFSWLVGKYPSDVVNDKRFRSAFNGVSRADWKKISERLAVMNSSGIQMQDGYLVAQGCKEHECSTEQAAFAVNATSGKGVVLVKQTSNPSGNASIKIFQWPDLSVGVTPLSSWAQEVAGTDAEPSAKTASFQQTSFDCSKAHSDAEHIICSDAELASDDVQLAAIYAKAKAAADDPVAFKERTRAQWNYREQKCHERECLVRWYADQNVALAAIAETGKVAQQ; this is encoded by the coding sequence ATGGGTTGGGGCTTCAGGAAAAGCATAAAAATCGCGCCCGGTATCCGCATCAATCTCAGCAAGAGCGGAATCAGCACATCCATTGGTGGAAAGGGCTTTACGTACAACACCCGTGGCCGCATCACCACAAGTATTCCGGGAACCGGAATCAGATATACGACAAGTTTGAAGGGCAGGAAATCGGGCCGTCGGAAAAGTCACGGCACATCTGCGAGCACCGGGTCTGAATATATGAATACCGACAACTTATCAAAGAGAGAGCAGGCAACGCAGGACTTCGTCTATAAGGTGCAGTCACGCACAACGAATGCGCTACGACAGTATTTCATCTCCCATGGTGTTTATGTCGAAGATGATGACATCGGTGAAGCGCTCAAGCTCGAGGCGTTTCAACCGTTTCTCAATACGCTCGCTCACGATTTGGCGCTCACAACGAAAGCTATCAAGTTAGCCGTGGACATCGGCACGGTCTCGCTCGCAGAAAAAGAAAAGGCGATGCTGGCGGTCTACGAGATGGAGCACAAGTGTGCTGCGGCGCAAGGACCTCGCGGTGAGCTGCAGACAGCCGCGAGCGCTTTGATGGCCAGAGTGCAGGCATGGCCGAGCGCTCCTGGATTCGTCGGTCCTCTCTTTGCTGCGCTGTTAGGTTGTTTTCTCATGGCCGTGCTTAGCGTGTCCGTGGGCCTTGCGTTGACTGGACTCGCACTTGCTTACGGTGGATACAAGACCTTCCGTTTCATGCGTAAGAAGGCCGTTTCCTCTCAAGCCATCAAGGAGGCGAACGAGTGGTTTCAGTCCAAACTAACTGTAGAGGTCACGCCGCGACCGGCCATCCGTTCGGGTAATGACTATGTTGCCCTCAAGGCGGCGGCATCCGCAACAGTCACTGCGGCGGCGGTCATCTACACCATCACCGTCTATCCTCACCACGACGCGTCGAATGGCAATGGCGAACAGGCGAAGCTTCAATTCAACACAACCGCAGTCGGTTCGAATGGCGTTGTGCCGGCTGCCGCTACTGCCACGACACTGAATATAGTTCATCCGGTTCCCGACTTTAGCTGGCTTGTTGGAAAGTATCCGTCTGATGTCGTGAATGACAAACGATTCCGTTCTGCTTTCAACGGCGTCTCGCGAGCGGACTGGAAGAAAATCTCAGAGCGGCTTGCTGTGATGAACTCTTCCGGAATTCAGATGCAAGACGGTTATCTCGTTGCGCAAGGGTGCAAAGAACATGAGTGCAGTACGGAGCAAGCCGCGTTTGCCGTCAATGCAACATCCGGCAAAGGCGTGGTGCTCGTCAAGCAAACCTCAAACCCTTCGGGGAACGCCTCGATAAAGATATTCCAGTGGCCTGACTTGTCCGTCGGTGTGACACCACTATCAAGTTGGGCGCAGGAGGTTGCAGGCACAGACGCCGAGCCTTCGGCTAAGACGGCTTCATTCCAGCAGACCAGCTTTGACTGTTCGAAGGCTCATTCCGATGCAGAGCACATCATTTGTAGCGACGCCGAGCTGGCCTCAGACGACGTTCAACTGGCTGCAATCTATGCCAAGGCAAAAGCCGCTGCAGATGACCCGGTTGCATTCAAAGAGCGGACCCGGGCCCAATGGAATTATCGCGAGCAAAAATGCCATGAGCGCGAATGCTTAGTCCGGTGGTACGCCGACCAGAATGTTGCGCTTGCAGCGATTGCCGAGACCGGTAAGGTTGCTCAGCAGTAG